In Peromyscus eremicus chromosome 2, PerEre_H2_v1, whole genome shotgun sequence, a single genomic region encodes these proteins:
- the Il11ra gene encoding interleukin-11 receptor subunit alpha: MSSSCSGLSRVLVAVAAALVSSSSPCPQAWGPPGVQYGQPGRSVMLCCPGVNAGTPVSWFRDGESRLLQGPDSGLGHRLVLARVDSTDDGTYICQTPDGVSGGTVTLKLGFPPARPEVSCQAVDYENFSCTWSPGQVSGLPTRYLTSYRKKTLPGAESQRESSSTGPWPCPQDPLEAFRCVVHGAEFWSEYRINVTEVNPLGASTCLLDVRLQSILRPDPPQGLRVESVPGYPRRLHASWTYPASWRRQPHFLLKFRLQYRPAQHPAWSTVEPIGLEEVITDAVAGLPHAVRVSARDFLDAGTWSAWSPEAWGTPSTGPLQNEMPDGSQVHKQQQEAVVAQEDGPTPPRPSLQSDPRPLDHKDPLEQVAVLASLGIFSFLGLAVGALALGLWLRLRRSGKDGPQKPGFLEPMIPVDKLPGIPNPQRTQENFS, translated from the exons atgagcagcagctgctcagGGCTGAGCAGGGTCctggtggctgtggctgcagccctggtgtcttcctcctccccctgcccccaggcCTGGGGTCCTCCAG GGGTCCAGTATGGGCAGCCTGGCAGGTCCGTGATGCTCTGTTGTCCTGGAGTGAATGCTGG GACCCCAGTGTCCTGGTTTCGGGATGGGGAGTCGAGGCTGCTTCAGGGACCCGACTCTGGACTGGGACACAGACTGGTCTTGGCCCGCGTGGACAGCACTGACGACGGCACTTACATCTGCCAGACCCCGGATGGTGTATCTGGGGGCACGGTGACCCTGAAGCTGGGCT TTCCCCCAGCTCGTCCCGAGGTCTCCTGCCAAGCAGTAGACTATGAAAACTTCTCCTGTACGTGGAGTCCTGGCCAGGTCAGCGGCCTGCCCACCCGCTATCTTACTTCCTATag GAAGAAGACCCTGCCAGGAGCTGAGAGTCAGAG GGAAAGTTCATCCACAGGGCCTTGGCCATGCCCACAGGACCCTCTAGAGGCTTTCCGATGTGTGGTCCATGGGGCAGAGTTCTGGAGTGAGTACCGGATCAACGTGACTGAGGTGAACCCACTGGGTGCCAGCACGTGCCTTCTGGATGTGAGGTTACAGAGCATCT TGCGCCCTGACCCACCCCAGGGACTGCGGGTGGAATCAGTACCTGGTTACCCGAGACGCCTGCACGCCAGCTGGACATACCCTGCCTCCTGGCGCCGCCAACCCCACTTCCTGCTCAAGTTCCGGTTACAATACCGTCCAGCGCAGCATCCAGCCTGGTCCACG GTTGAGCCCATCGGCTTGGAGGAGGTGATAACAGATGCCGTGGCTGGGCTGCCCCATGCGGTACGAGTCAGTGCCAGGGACTTCCTGGATGCTGGGACCTGGAGTGCCTGGAGCCCAGAGGCCTGGGGTACTCCTAGCACTG GTCCCCTACAGAATGAGATGCCTGATGGGAGCCAGGTACACAAACAGCAGCAAGAGGCAGTAGTCGCTCAAGAGGACGGCCCCACCCCTCCAAGACCTTCCTTGCAGTCAGACCCAAGGCCACTTG ATCACAAGGACCCCTTGGAGCAAGTGGCTGTGTTAGCATCTTTGGGAATCTTCTCTTTCCTTGGTCTTGCTGTTGGAGCCCTGGCTCTGGGGCTCTG GCTGAGGCTGAGACGGAGTGGCAAAGATGGACCTCAAAAACCTGGGTTCTTGGAACCAATGATTCCAGTGGACAAGCTTCCAG GCATCCCAAACCCGCAGAGGACCCAGGAGAACTTCAGCTGA
- the Ccl27 gene encoding LOW QUALITY PROTEIN: C-C motif chemokine 27 (The sequence of the model RefSeq protein was modified relative to this genomic sequence to represent the inferred CDS: inserted 2 bases in 1 codon), producing MSRLRRYEVALEAEEEIYWGCFYFFPWLRMWRRERSQRLCLETPRLPLTSWHPWNKTKEKQEALPLPSSTTCCTQLYRQPLPNKLLRKIIHVEQQEADGDCHLQAIVLHLARRSVCVHPQNHSLARWFERHGKRVQRTXPNLNLELQMKMYSSPQQQN from the exons ATGTCGCGATTGAGGAGATACGAGGTGGCGCTGGAAGCGGAGGAGGA GATCTACTGGGGCTGCTTCTACTTTTTTCCTTGGCTGCGAATGTGGCGCAGGGAGCGGAG CCAGAGACTATGTCTGGAAACCCCCAGGCTCCCACTGACAAGCTGGCATCCATGGAACAAGACTAAGGAGAAGCAAGAAG CCTTGCCACTGCCCTCCAGCACTACCTGCTGTACCCAGCTCTACAGACAACCACTCCCGAACAAGCTACTGAGGAAGATCATCCATGTGGAACAGCAGGAGGCTGATGGAGACTGTCACCTTCAGGCTATTGT GCTTCACCTGGCTCGGCGCAGTGTTTGTGTTCATCCTCAGAACCATAGCCTGGCTCGGTGGTTTGAGCGCCATGGAAAAAGGGTCCAGAGGAC GCCCAACTTAAATCTGGAACTACAAATGAAAATGTACTCGAGCCCCCAACAACAAAACTAA